The stretch of DNA AACAAATCGCAACTCCAAAGCTGCTTGTTATCAAAATAAAAATAAGACTAAATACCCCCTTTTGTCAAGGAACAAAAGAAAAAACAATGAAAACAAATTATAAAAAAATAAGCAAATTCTTAAGTTTAGTATTAAGACACAAACCCGAAGTGCTTGGGCTTGTTTTGGATGAGCAAGGTTGGGTAAAAACGCAGGATTTATTAGAAAAAATGGCACAAAATGGGCGAACATTGAGCCTTGAGGTATTGGAAGAAGTAGTAGCCAATAACGACAAAAAGCGCTTTGCTTTTAACGCCGATCATAGTCAAATCAGAGCATCCCAAGGGCATTCTATTGCGATTAATCTGGGGTATCAAGCAATGAAACCCCCAAAAGTGCTTTTTCATGGAACAGCCCTGCGGTTTTTGGCTTCCATTCGAAAAAGTGGTTTATTAAAAAAGAATCGACATCATGTCCACTTGTCACAAGATATGGATACTGCTACTACAGTTGGGAAACGGCATGGCGCAGTGGTGGTGTTGGAAGTGAAGGCCTTAGAAATGCACCAAGCAGGATTTGAATTCTTTATTTCTGATAATGGCGTTTGGCTGACAGAGCAGGTGCCTACTGAATACTTAATTTTTCCAACTTAAATTTTGCAACCCAACCAGCATTTGAGCATTGCTTTACGTTTATAGAAAGATTAGAGGCCATAGTTGCTTCATGTTATTTAATACTTACCAGAAAAAAATATATGATCAACATTTACACGAGTGCAATAAATAATTATTTAAACTTAAAGTTAACTTATGCGTTACGTGTATCCATGGATCGTTGCAATCCTATTTCTATGGGGAGAGGCTTCTTTTGCTCAAAGCCCAGAAAGGACTGCTACACTTATTGGCGAAATTAAGGATGGCGAGGGTGTCAATTTGGTCGGTGTTTCTATTTATTTAGAAGGGAGTAGTGAAATAGGAACGAGTTCCAATGAAAATGGTGCTTACAAATTAATTATCCCTGCCAACAAAACATTTACGCTTGTTTTTGCCTATGTGGGCTTTCAAGAGATAAAACGTCCTAATTTAAGGCTTGAAGAAGGGGCTGCTATTCGGGTAGATATTGTAATGAAAGAAACGCATGTTTTGTTAAAAAATCAATTGGTCATCACTCCATTTGAAAAACGAGAAATTGACGCATTGCATGTTCAAAAAAAAG from Aureispira anguillae encodes:
- a CDS encoding RNA 2'-phosphotransferase, with amino-acid sequence MKTNYKKISKFLSLVLRHKPEVLGLVLDEQGWVKTQDLLEKMAQNGRTLSLEVLEEVVANNDKKRFAFNADHSQIRASQGHSIAINLGYQAMKPPKVLFHGTALRFLASIRKSGLLKKNRHHVHLSQDMDTATTVGKRHGAVVVLEVKALEMHQAGFEFFISDNGVWLTEQVPTEYLIFPT